A portion of the Manihot esculenta cultivar AM560-2 chromosome 2, M.esculenta_v8, whole genome shotgun sequence genome contains these proteins:
- the LOC110604167 gene encoding pollen receptor-like kinase 2 — MAFSDKPLFLLLFYVIVSSMHFVVCSGLTDTEILLKFKGSLSNASALENWSDLTYPCTGQVPNWNGVICHKGSVTGLQLETMGLTGKIDVDSLAALSDLRSLSFMENGFDGPMPEFKKLKALRSLFIEKNQFSGEIPGDAFEGMTKLKKVWLAENKFTGPIPASLAALPKLIELRLEGNKFTGKLPNFPDIKFISFDVSNNELEGKIPATLSKIDPKSFSGNKGLCGQPLNECIIPKKPAPAATTPNIPTSKTKGESADKKPSPKNIIVVAIVLAVAIAAIIAAAFILLRRRKQTPESIEAPPPSKVQKKKESNQGQAGSSSEHLVNGKKKVEIAAPKLCFIREDGKRFDLHDLLKASAEILGSGCFGLSYKAALSSGIVVVVKRFKQMNSVGKEEFHEHMRRLGRLSHPNLLPLVAYYYRKEEKLMVTDHIAKGSLAAYLHGKKKQQSMDWPTRLKVIKGVAKGLSYLHKELPSIIAAHGHLKSSNVLLNQSMEPLLTDYGLIPVINQENARELMVAYRSPEYFQLGKITKKTDVWSLGILILEILTGKPPPNFQPQSKATKDEDLVSWVNSIPQEQWKDQVIDKAISSVKSSEGEMMKLLNIGMSCCEEDVEKRLDLKEAIERIDELN; from the exons ATGGCTTTTAGTGATAAACCcttgtttcttcttcttttttacgTTATTGTATCTTCTATGCATTTCGTTGTCTGTTCAGGGTTGACAGACACAGAAATCCTTCTCAAGTTCAAGGGTTCTTTATCTAATGCCTCTGCTTTGGAAAACTGGAGCGACCTGACCTATCCATGCACAGGGCAAGTACCCAATTGGAATGGTGTTATTTGTCATAAAGGTTCTGTTACTGGGTTACAGCTTGAGACAATGGGATTAACTGGCAAGATTGATGTGGATAGTTTAGCAGCTTTGTCAGATTTGAGATCTCTTAGCTTCATGGAGAATGGTTTTGATGGTCCCATGCCTGAGTTTAAGAAACTTAAGGCATTGAGATCTTTATTCATAGAAAAAAACCAATTCTCTGGGGAGATTCCAGGAGATGCTTTTGAAG GTATGACGAAGCTGAAGAAAGTATGGTTGGCAGAAAATAAGTTTACAGGTCCCATTCCTGCATCACTTGCTGCTTTACCAAAGCTTATAGAGTTGAGGCTCGAAGGGAACAAGTTTACAGGGAAGTTACCAAATTTTCCAGACATAAAATTTATATCATTCGATGTGTCAAACAACGAATTGGAGGGGAAAATTCCTGCAACCCTCAGTAAGATAGATCCCAAATCATTTTCTG GGAACAAAGGTCTATGTGGACAGCCATTGAATGAATGCATTATACCTAAAAAACCCGCTCCCGCAGCTACCACCCCTAATATCCCAACCTCAAAAACCAAAGGTGAATCTGCCGATAAGAAGCCATCCCCAAAAAATATAATTGTGGTGGCTATAGTTTTGGCTGTAGCAATAGCAGCCATTATAGCAGCTGCCTTCATCCTCCTTCGACGTCGAAAACAAACACCAGAATCAATAGAGGCACCACCACCATCAAAggttcaaaagaaaaaagaatcaaACCAAGGTCAAGCAGGGTCTTCATCAGAACACTTGGTGAATGGGAAGAAGAAGGTTGAGATTGCGGCGCCAAAGTTGTGTTTTATTAGGGAAGATGGGAAGAGATTTGATTTGCATGACTTGTTGAAAGCCTCAGCTGAGATTTTAGGGAGTGGTTGCTTTGGTTTATCTTATAAGGCTGCACTTTCAAGTGGGATTGTTGTGGTGGTCAAAAGATTTAAGCAAATGAATAGTGTTGGTAAAGAGGAATTTCATGAACATATGAGGAGGTTAGGGAGATTGAGCCATCCCAATTTGCTACCTCTTGTTGCTTATTATTATAGGAAGGAAGAGAAACTCATGGTCACTGACCACATTGCGAAAGGCAGCTTAGCTGCTTATCTTCATG GCAAGAAAAAGCAACAAAGCATGGATTGGCCAACCAGATTAAAGGTTATCAAAGGAGTGGCTAAAGGCCTCTCGTATCTACATAAAGAGCTTCCCAGCATAATAGCAGCTCATGGCCACCTTAAATCCTCTAATGTTCTTCTGAATCAATCCATGGAACCTCTTCTTACAGACTATGGACTAATTCCAGTAATCAACCAAGAGAATGCCCGTGAACTCATGGTGGCTTACAGGTCACCTGAATACTTCCAATTGGGCAAGATCACGAAGAAGACAGATGTATGGAGTCTTGGGATTTTGATTCTTGAGATTCTAACGGGAAAGCCGCCACCAAATTTTCAGCCACAAAGTAAAGCAACTAAGGACGAGGATTTGGTGAGCTGGGTAAATAGTATTCCTCAGGAACAATGGAAGGATCAAGTGATTGACAAAGCGATTAGTTCAGTAAAGAGCAGTGAAGGTGAAATGATGAAGCTACTAAACATTGGTATGAGTTGCTGTGAAGAAGATGTGGAGAAAAGGTTGGATTTAAAGGAGGCTATCGAGAGAATTGATGAGTTGAATTAG